The Orcinus orca chromosome 1, mOrcOrc1.1, whole genome shotgun sequence DNA window aatattgttaaaatgatcgtactacccaaggcaatatacagattcaatgcaatctctatcaaaataccaaaggcattttaaattatttatttatttatggctgcgttgggtcttcgttgttgtgcatgggctttctctagttgcgttgagcgagggctactctttgttgtggtgcgtgggcttctcaatgcggtggcttctcttgttgcggagcacaggctctaagcttgtgggcttcagtagttgtggcatgtgggctcagtagttgtggagcatgggctcaagagtgcaggctcagtagttttggcacacaggcttagttgctccatggcatgtgggatcttctgggaccagggatagaacccacgtaccctgcattggtaggcggattcttacctttttttttttttttttttttgcggtacgcaggcctctcactctgtggcctctcccgttgctccggacgcacaggctcagtggccatggctcacgggcccagccactccgcggcatgtgggatcttcccagaccagggcatgaagccgcatcccctgcatcagcaggcggactctcaacaactgcgccaccagggaagcccggtaggcagattcttaaccactgtgccaaagacatttttaacagaactaaacaaataattttaaagttcgtgtggagacacaaaagaccccaaatagcaaaaacaatcttgagaaagaagaacagagctggagaaatcacgTTCCCTGACTTGAAATTAtgctacaaaactatagtaatccaaacagtatgggggaggtgggggtggcaggatgaattgggagattgggattgacatatatacactaatatgtataaaatagataactaataagaacctgctgtataaaaagtaaataaataaagtaaaattcaaagaaaaacagtatggcaggacttccctggtggcacagaggttaagaatccacctgccagtgcaggggacacaggttcgatacctggtccaggaagacctctcatgctgcagagcaactaagcccgtgtgccacaactacagagcctgcgctctagggcctgcgtgcctcaactactgagcccacgtgctgcaactactgaagaccacgcacctagagcccttgctccacaacaagagaagccaccacaacgtgaggcccatgcacctcaatgaagagtagaccccactcgctgcaactagagaaagcccacgcacggcaatgaagaagcaacgcagcaaaaaaaaaaaccaaaaccaaacaaacaaacaaaaaaaccaaccattatggcactggcacaaaaacagacacataaatcaatggaacagaatagagggccagaaataaattcacacactatggtcaattaatctatgacaaaagaggcaagaatatacaatggggaaaagatgtctaatctctccaataagtggttctgggaaaactggacagctacatgtaaacgaatgaaattagaacattttctcataccatatacaaaaataaactcaaaatggattaaagacctaaatgcaagacctgaagccataaaactcctagaagagaacataggcagaatattCTTTGATGTAAATTGTAGccatatttttttggatttgccTCCTAAGACAAaggaaactaaagcaaaaataaacaaacggaatctaattaagcttaaaagcttttgcacagcaaaggaaaccactgacaaaattaaaaaaggatctactgaatgggagaaaatatttgcaaatgatatgaccaataaggggttaatatcatatatatatgtatacatatatacacacacatagacacacagacacagctcATACAacacaataacaaaaaatgaacaacctgattaaaaaatggccagaagacttaaatagacatttttcaaagaagacatacagatggccaacaggcacgtgaaaagatgcccaacatcactaatcatcagaaaaatgcaaatcaaaaccacaatgagatatcatttcacacctgtcagaatggctatcatcaaaaagaccatagGCAGCTCCCTATTGCTGGAGGAGAAAAGTGCCCCGGATCCTTTCAGGACTCTTGGTCTTTTGGAAGCGACCCAAATAGagtgagggaagagggaggaaaatcCCCTAGATCCCTGCAGGGTTAATttattcaaaaatgaaataagagaaaaatactcaACACGCAAAAGTCTTgcgaagaaaatgaaggaaaagcacCGAACATGCCAAAGGCTGAGGAAGACCGCCCTATGGAAGCTGTACCACAGGAGGCAGAAAGAAATCCTCAACCTTCTGAAGAAGGTGTAAGCCAGGAAGCAGAAGGAAACCTTAGAGGAGGGCTGACTCAGCCTGGTCAGGGATATAAAGAGGACACTCCGGGTAGGCATTTGGACCCAGAAGAAATGATAAGAGGAGTAGATGAGTTGGAAAGGCTTAGGGAAGAGACAAGAAGAGTAAGAAACACGTTTGTGATGATGCATTGGGAACAAAGACACTCACGCAGCCGTCCTCATCCTGTGTGCTTTAggccttgaatttttttttttattttttgtctgatattaaaatCTGGTGCCTGCTTTCTTTCTGTTAGCATTTTCTGATGTATCtttgacttttgttttatttttaatcatctgGTGGAGTTTTGCTTTAGGTAGTGTCCTTATTACCAGCATCTGGATTTTGTATTTTGACACATTCTCCAGGTCTGTTTTTCAATTGGGAAGTTTCACACATatgcatgaaaatatgttcattcCATATTGTAAAGTAAAACATAACAGGTTACAAAGTAGCATATTTAGTATCAGCTCACATATGTAGGAGAAAATCTCAAattgcgtgtgtgtgcgtgtgtgtgtgtatatatagatacatatatcaaaaatttAACTGTGCTTGTTTCTGTGTGgtgtgagtttttttctttttgctcatatgtattttttaatgaacacatcacacatacaaaaagaattaaagtttttttttataattaagagTCAATCAAATAATTTGCAACCAGCTTATAAGGGCAATGGGGGCACCTAAATTCTTGAAgaaagaactattaaaaaaaaatgtaaacctcAAATTACCTCTGGATCTCTTAGCCAGGGGAATAAAACTGGCAgttatcacagaaaaaaaaaaaaaaaagaccacaaatgacaaatgttggtgagcacggggagaaaagggaacacttgtacactgctggtgggaatgtaagttggtgcatcCACCAGggaaaataatatggaggttcctcaaaaaactaaaaacagaactactttatgatccagtaattccactcctgggtatatatccaaagagaatgaaaacattaacttgaaaagatacatgtaccccagtgtcatagcagcattatttgcaatagccaaggtttgggagcaacctaagtgtccatcaacagaaaatggagaaaggagatgtgatatatatgctcaatggaatactcttcagccataaaaaagaatgaaaatttgccatttgcaacgaTATGtctggacttggagggtattatgcttagtaaaataagtcagagagagaaagataaatactgtatcttaatctaagaaataaatgaatgaatataacaaaaataagcagacacagatatagagaacaaagtagtggttaccagtggggagagggaagggtgtaGAGATAAGATACGGGTagtggattaagaggtacagactactatgtataaaataaataagctacaaggatatattatacagcacaaggaatatagccaatattttgtaataactataggtagagtataattataaaattgtgaatcactctgttgtacacctgaggttaataatattgtaaatcaactgttcctcaataaaaaaaaaccagaaaaccatATTATGGTATAAAtttagacatatagatcaatggaatagaagtgAGAGtccagaagaaaaaacaaaccctaCATTTATGGTAAATTGGTTTTGAGAAGGGTGGCAAGTCacttaaatggggaaagaatagtcttttcaacaaatgatgctgagtCAACTGGACAGCCagatggaaaagaatgaagttaaacATCTATCTCAGATcatgtacaaaaaagaaaaaaaacctcaaaatagagctaaaactataaaactcttagaaatacAACATAGGCCTAAATCTCTGTGACTTTACATTAGGCAATGATTTCTAAGGTATGACACCCAAAGTACAAGCAAcagtagaaaaattagacaaattATACTTTATCGAAAGTACTtgtattgaaaatatataaagaactcttaattcaacaataaaaagataaaaaccccaattttaaaatgggctaagaaattgaatagacatttctccaaagacctAATAGCcaatagcacatgaaaagatgctcaatgtcatcagtcattatggaaatgctaatcaaaaccacaatgagagggacttccctggtggcgcagtgataaagaatctgcctgagaagacctcagacctcccaaaaggcaaggaaccccccacgtacctggttagggcaaaagaaaaaactaaacagagacaaaaggatagggacgggtcctgcaccagcgggagagagctgtgaaggaggaaaagtgtccacacactagggagccccttcgcgggtggagacttcgggaggcggagtgggggagcttgggagccgcggaggagagcacagcaacaggggtgcggagggcaaagcggacagattccagcgcagaggatcgggccgaccggaactcaccagccgagaggcttttctgctcgcccgccggggcgggcgggactgggagctgaggctccggcttttgtcggagcgccgggagaggactgaggttggcggcgtgaacacagcctgcagggcgttagtgcaccgcggctagccgggagagagtccggggaaaagtctggacctgccgaagaggcaagagacttttacgtccctctttgtttcctggtgcacgaggagaggggattaagaacgctgcttgagagagctccagggacgggcgcgagccgcggctaaaagtgcggagcccagagacagacatgagacgctaaggccgctgctgccgccaccaggaggcctgtgtgcgaacacaggtcactagccacacgcccttccggggagcctgtgcagcccgccactgccagggtcccgggatccagggacaactcgcccgggagatcgcacggcgcgcctcaggctgcaacgtcacgccggcctctgccgctgcaggcccgccccacactccgtgaccctccctatcccccggcctgagtgagccagagcctccgaatcagcggctcctttaaccccgtcctgtctgagcaaagaacagacgccctccggcgacctacacgcacaggtggggccaaatccaaagctgagcccctgggagctgtgagaacaaagaagagaaagggaaatctctcccagcagcctcagaagcagcggattaaagctccacaatcaacttgatataccctgcatctgtggaatacctgaatagtcaacgaatcatcccaaattaaggagccctgtggatgaaaggctcttggtgctgcagccaggagtcagtgctgtgcctctgaggtgggagagccaacttcaggacactggtccacaagaggcctcccagctgcacataatatcaaacagcaaaaatctccgagagatctccatctcaacgccagcacccagcttcactcaacgaccagcaagctacagtgctggacatcctatgccaaacaactagcaagacaggaacacaaccccacccattagcagagaggctgcccaaaatcataataagtctacagacaccccaaaacacaccaccagacgtggacctgcccaccagaaagacaagatccagcctcatccaccagaacacaggcactagtaccctccaccaggaagccgacacaacccactgaaccaaccttagccactggggacagacacaaaaaacaacaggaactacgaaccttcagcctgcaaaaaaggagaccacaaacacagtaagataagcaaaatgaaaagacagaaaaacacacagcagatgaaggagcaagataaaaacccaccagacctaacaaatgaagaggaaataggcagtctaccggaaaaagaattcagaataatgatagtaaggttgatccgaaatcttggagatagaatggaaaatagaatggacaaaatgcaagaatcagttaacaaggacctagaagaactaaagatgaaacaagcaacgatgaacaacacaataaatgaaattaaaagtactctagatgggatcaatagcagaataactgaggcagaagaacggataagtgacctggaagataaaatagtggaaataactactgcagagcagaataaagaaaaaagaatgaaaagaactgaggacagtctcagagacctctgggacaacattaaacgcaccaacattcgaattataggggttccagaagaagaagagaaaaagaaagggactgagaaaatatttgaagagattatagttgaaaacttccctaatatgggaaaggaaatagttaatcaagtccaggaagcacagagagtcccatacaggataaatccaaggagaaatacgccaagacacatattaatcaaactgtcaaaaattaaatacaaagaaaacatattaaaagcagcaagggaaaaacaacaaataacacacaagggaatccccataaggttaacagctgatctttcagcagaaactctgcaagccagaagggactggcaggacatattgaaagtgttgaaggagaaaaacct harbors:
- the LOC117201267 gene encoding transcription elongation factor A protein-like 8, which produces MGAEVLMLNNVGLFEEQKAGRPETPCVEDKRKILNTQKSCEENEGKAPNMPKAEEDRPMEAVPQEAERNPQPSEEGVSQEAEGNLRGGLTQPGQGYKEDTPGRHLDPEEMIRGVDELERLREETRRVRNTFVMMHWEQRHSRSRPHPVCFRP